Proteins encoded together in one Lathyrus oleraceus cultivar Zhongwan6 chromosome 5, CAAS_Psat_ZW6_1.0, whole genome shotgun sequence window:
- the LOC127084871 gene encoding 1,4-alpha-glucan-branching enzyme 3, chloroplastic/amyloplastic, which yields MTTTLSIPLNIFFFHQIQSTPTSSFLHSQTVTFSRRKATLKIACSGSQQNPQQQQNQQKKKQFNTNDTDSDGEKGYDPVGFLVKRGISHKVFAQFLRERYKALKDLKDEILKRHMNFKEMASGYELLGMHRHPEHRVDYMEWAPGARYCAIAADFNGWSATENCAREHYFGHDDYGYWFIVLDDKLREGEEPDELYFQQYNYVDDYDKGDSGVTIEELFKKTNDGYWQPGEDRYIKNHLEVPAKLYEQFFGPNGPQTMEELGNIPDAETRYKEWAAKNGPSPYAVIDDGKNYDIFNVKVDPEWQERIRALKPPIEYWLETRKGRKAWLKKYIPGIPHGSKYRVYFNTSNGPLERVPAWATYVQPELDGRQAYAIHWEPPPEDAYKWKNKSPKVPKSLRIYEAHIGISGSEPKISSFNDFADKTLPHIKEAGYNAIQLIGVVEHKDYFTVGYRVTNFYATSSRYGTPDDFKRLVDEAHGLGLLVFMEIVHSYAAADEMVGLSLFDGSNDCYFHSGKRGQHKFWGTRMFKYGDVDVLHFLLSNLTWWIEEYQIDGFQFHSLSSMIYTHNGFASFTGDLEEYSNQYVDKDALLYLIMANEILHVLHPNIVTIAEDATYYPGLCEPTSQGGLGFDYYVNLSAPEMWSTFLETVPDHEWSMTKIVNTLISKKEYADKMLLYAENHNQSISGRRSLAEVLFGEIDEHSENYKESLLRGSSLHKMIRLITLTIGGRAYMNFIGNEFGHPKRVEFPTSSNDYSYSLANRQWDLLEKDGVHRDLFTFDKDMMKLDKNERVLSRGFPSFHHVNDSSKVISYVRGPLLFIFNFHPTNSYDSYTVGVEEAGEYELILNTDEIKYAGQGILKENQYFQRTISRRVDGHRNCIEVQLPIRTAQVYKLKRILRI from the exons ATGACAACAACTCTTTCAATTCCACTCAATATCTTCTTCTTCCACCAAATTCAATCCACACCCACTTCTTCATTTCTTCATTCCCAAACAGTTACCTTTTCCCGCAGAAAAGCCACTCTAAAAATCGCTTGTTCCGGTTCACAACAAAACCCCCAACAACAACAAAACCAGCAGAAGAAGAAACAGTTTAATACCAATGATACTGATTCTGATGGTGAAAAGGGTTATGACCCTGTCGGGTTTCTCGTCAAACGTGGCATTTCTCACAAAGTATTTGCTCAGTTTCTTCGTGAAAG ATATAAAGCGTTGAAAGACCTGAAAGATGAAATTTTGAAACGCCACATGAACTTCAAAGAGATGGCTTCTGG GTATGAGTTATTGGGCATGCATCGTCATCCAGAACATCGTGTGGATTATATGGAATGGGCTCCAGGAGCTCGTTATTGTGCAATTGCTGCCGACTTCAATGGTTGGTCAGCTACAGAAAACTGTGCAAGAGAGCATTACTTTGGTCACGATGATTATGGATACTGGTTTATTGTTCTCGATGATAAGCTTAGAGAGGGAGAAGAGCCAGATGAACTATATTTTCAGCAGTATAACTATGTAGACGATTACGATAAAGGGGATAGTGGAGTCACCATTGAAGAGCTTTTTAAAAAAACAAATGACGGGTACTGGCAACCAGGAGAAGACCGTTATATAAAAAACCATTTAGAAGTTCCGGCTAAGTTGTATGAGCAGTTTTTTGGTCCCAATGGACCTCAAACAATGGAGGAGTTAGGAAACATACCGGATGCAGAAACAAGGTATAAGGAATGGGCAGCAAAGAATGGACCTTCCCCTTATGCTGTAATTGATGATGGCAAGAACTACGACATATTTAATGTGAAAGTTGATCCCGAATGGCAAGAGAGAATTCGTGCACTGAAACCTCCTATTGAGTATTGGCTTGAGACACGTAAAGGTAGGAAGGCGTGGTTGAAAAAGTATATTCCTGGTATTCCTCACGGAAGCAAGTACAGGGTTTATTTTAACACTTCGAATGGACCGTTGGAGCGAGTACCTGCTTGGGCCACATATGTGCAGCCAG AATTAGATGGAAGGCAAGCTTATGCAATTCATTGGGAACCACCTCCTGAAGATGCTTACAAATGGAAAAATAAGAGCCCGAAAGTACCAAAGTCATTGCGAATTTATGAAGCTCATATTGGAATCAGTGGATCTGAGCCAAAAATATCCTCGTTCAATGATTTCGCAGACAAG ACTCTTCCTCACATAAAAGAAGCTGGATACAATGCAATCCAGTTGATTGGAGTTGTCGAACACAAGGATTATTTTACTGTTGGTTACCGA GTTACCAATTTTTATGCTACTAGTAGTCGATACGGCACTCCTGATGACTTCAAGCGATTAGTCGATGAGGCACACG GACTAGGACTGCTTGTCTTCATGGAAATCGTCCATTCATACGCTGCTGCTGATGAGATGGTTGGATTATCATTGTTCGATGGATCTAACGACTGTTATTTTCATTCTG GTAAACGGGGGCAACACAAGTTCTGGGGAACCAGAATGTTCAAATATGGCGACGTTGATGTTCTTCATTTCCTTCTATCAAACTTGACGTG GTGGATAGAGGAGTATCAAATTGATGGCTTCCAGTTTCATTCACTCTCATCGATGATATATACTCACAATGGTTTTGCTTCTTTTACCGGTGACTTGGAGGA GTATAGTAACCAATATGTTGACAAGGATGCACTATTATATCTTATCATGGCCAACGAGATACTACATGTTCTTCACCCAAATATTGTCACAATAGCGGAAGAC GCAACATATTATCCTGGATTATGTGAGCCAACTTCTCAAGGTGGACTTGGATTTGATTACTATGTCAACCTTTCTGCGCCCGAGATGTGGTCAACTTTTCTTGAGACCGTTCCTGACCATGAATGGAGCATGACTAAG ATTGTTAACACATTAATCTCCAAAAAGGAATATGCTGATAAGATGCTCTTGTATGCAGAAAATCACAACCAG TCCATATCTGGAAGGCGGTCACTTGCAGAAGTATTGTTCGGTGAAATTGACGAGCATTCGGAAAATTATAAGGAGTCTTTATTGAGAGGTTCTTCATTACATAAA ATGATCAGATTGATCACGTTAACAATTGGCGGCCGTGCGTATATGAACTTCATAGGCAATGAATTTGGGCATCCAAAG AGAGTTGAGTTTCCAACGTCAAGCAACGACTACTCATATTCGCTTGCCAATCGTCAGTGGGATCTTTTGGAAAAAGATGGAGTTCACCGTGATTTATTTACCTTTGATAAG GACATGATGAAGCTTGATAAAAATGAGAGAGTGCTCTCGCGGGGTTTTCCATCCTTTCACCATGTTAATGACAGTTCAAAG GTCATATCTTACGTTAGAGGTCCCCTTCtcttcattttcaattttcatcCAACAAATTCTTATGATAGTTATACCGTAGGTGTAGAAGAAGCTGGGGAGTATGAA CTAATTCTGAACACTGATGAAATAAAGTATGCCGGTCAAGGGATCCTTAAAGAGAACCAATATTTTCAAAGAACTATAAGCAGAAG AGTCGATGGGCATAGAAACTGCATAGAAGTGCAACTCCCTATCAGAACTGCTCAG GTTTACAAGTTAAAGCGCATTTTGAGAATATGA